The following nucleotide sequence is from Streptomyces brevispora.
GGACAAGAGCTGATGCACCTCGCCTACCCCGCCGTGCTCGCCGTCCTCCTCTTCTGCACCGGGCTCTACGGAGTGCTCGCGCGCCGCAACGCGATCCTGGTCCTGATGTCCGTCGAGCTGATGCTCAACGCCGTCAACCTCAACCTGGTCGCCTTCGACGTCTGGCTCCGCGACGCCCTGCACTCCGGCCAAGCCCTCGCCCTGTTCACCATCGCCATCGCGGCGGCGGAGATCGGTATCGGCCTGGCCATCGTCCTCGCCGTGTACCGCAACCGCGGCAGCTCCGACGTCGACCGTCTCCGCGACACCGCCGAGACCGACGAGGCCGAAACCCTCCCGGACGGCGACAGCGACGGCACCGACCACGCCGCCGGCACCGAAGACCAGGCCACTGCTCCGGCAGGGAAGGCAAAGAAGGCAGAGGCCACCCCGTGACCACCACGACCCTCGCCGTCCTCGTCCCCCTCCTTCCGTTCCTGGGAGCCGCGGCCGGACTCCTGCTCGGGCGCAACGCCCCGGAATTCGTCCGCCCGCTCGCGGTACTGCCCTCCCTCGCCTCCCTCGTCATCGCGGCCGTCGTCGCGGCCCGCCAGGGCGGCGGCCGGGCCATCGACGCCGCGACCCAGCTCACCCCCACCGGCTCGGTCCCGATCGACCTCGCCCTGCACCTCGACGGCTTCGCGGTCCTGGTCGCCGTCCTGGTCGCCCTCGTGGCGAGCTGCGTGCAGATCTACTCGACCGCGTATCTGCGCGACGACCCCCGCTACCCCTCGTACGCGGCCCTCGTCTCCCTCTTCACCTCCGCGATGCTGCTCGTCGTCTACTCCGGCGACCTGATGGTGCTCCTGGTCGGCTGGGAGATCATGGGCATCTGCTCGTACTTCCTGGTCGGCCACTACTGGGAGACGCCCGAGGCGCGCGCCGCCTCCCTCAAGGCCTTCCTGGTCACCAAGCTCGGCGACGTCCCCTTCCTCATCGGCCTGTTCGCCCTCGCCGCCGACA
It contains:
- the nuoK gene encoding NADH-quinone oxidoreductase subunit NuoK, with translation MHLAYPAVLAVLLFCTGLYGVLARRNAILVLMSVELMLNAVNLNLVAFDVWLRDALHSGQALALFTIAIAAAEIGIGLAIVLAVYRNRGSSDVDRLRDTAETDEAETLPDGDSDGTDHAAGTEDQATAPAGKAKKAEATP